A part of Prolixibacteraceae bacterium genomic DNA contains:
- a CDS encoding DEAD/DEAH box helicase family protein has product MNQIDKRKLSEADIRSKFITPAIENAGWDIMTQIREEEHFTDGRIIVQGNMSTRGASKFADYILYYKPNIPIAIIEAKDNKHAIGAGMQQALEYADIRQVPFVFSSNGDAFIFHDKTSNSIREYEISLDEFPSPDSLWKKYLKYKNIETKDAQKVIEQPFFNDDSGMSPRYYQQNAINRTIEAMAKDQKRILLVMATGTGKTYTAFQIAHRLKKANKVNRILFLADRNILLSQTKNGDFSSFDDSIMHIIKNKQIDKSYEIYFALYQGLVGNEDQEDAYLNFSPSFFDLVIIDECHRGSASEASAWRVILDYFSSAIHIGLTATPKETIDVSNMSYFGEPVYTYSLKQGIEDGFLAPYKVVRIDTNIDNGWRPTQGMVDKYDNQITDRIYNLKDYDRSLIIDERTQLVAQKVTEYLTRTDRFAKTIIFCVDIDHAARMRQALINCNIDMLSQHNNYVVKITGDDDFGKNQLDNFIDIEEPCPVIATTSKLLTTGVDTKMVKVIVLDVPIGSMTEFKQIIGRGTRIRESDNKTFFTILDFRRNTDKFADPSFDGTPVQVYIPTNNDSPVPPSNDESGEIDPELSNNSNNQKPSNDSLNVSDSGSNYSSSSMDDPKRFYINNIEVSVTREQVQYLSPSGKLIIESLKDYTRKNVNKNFDSIEIFRHQWNLSKNKKELITKLTEQGILFEALKEQIGRDLDPFDLICHVAFDQPILTRKERAKKVLEDSYFHKYSEKAQNILSLILDKYIEEGVEVIEDREILTINPLNTIGSPVEIVREFGSASEYDHAIQQLEMRIYQPA; this is encoded by the coding sequence ATGAATCAAATAGATAAAAGAAAGCTTTCAGAAGCTGATATTCGCTCCAAATTCATAACACCTGCAATTGAAAATGCAGGGTGGGACATTATGACCCAAATTCGTGAAGAAGAACACTTCACTGATGGTCGAATAATTGTCCAAGGAAATATGTCAACAAGAGGAGCTAGCAAGTTTGCAGACTATATATTATATTATAAACCCAATATCCCAATTGCAATTATTGAAGCAAAAGATAATAAACATGCGATAGGGGCCGGTATGCAACAAGCATTAGAATACGCTGACATTCGTCAAGTTCCTTTTGTATTTTCCTCAAATGGCGATGCTTTTATTTTTCACGATAAAACATCTAATTCTATACGTGAGTACGAAATATCATTAGACGAGTTTCCTTCACCAGATTCTCTTTGGAAAAAATATCTCAAATATAAAAACATTGAAACCAAAGATGCTCAGAAAGTCATAGAACAGCCCTTTTTTAACGACGATTCAGGCATGTCTCCTCGATATTATCAACAAAATGCCATAAATAGAACAATTGAAGCAATGGCGAAAGATCAGAAAAGGATTCTCCTCGTTATGGCTACAGGTACAGGTAAAACTTATACTGCTTTTCAAATTGCTCATCGTCTCAAGAAAGCAAATAAAGTGAACAGAATACTTTTTCTTGCTGATAGAAATATTTTGCTTTCACAAACAAAAAATGGAGATTTCTCTTCTTTCGACGATTCTATTATGCATATCATTAAAAATAAACAAATAGACAAGTCATACGAGATTTACTTTGCTCTGTATCAAGGACTAGTGGGCAATGAAGATCAAGAAGACGCTTATCTGAATTTCTCTCCTTCTTTTTTTGACCTCGTTATCATAGATGAGTGTCATCGAGGCAGTGCTTCTGAAGCTTCTGCTTGGAGAGTGATACTAGACTACTTCTCTTCTGCAATTCATATAGGCCTGACTGCAACTCCAAAAGAAACTATTGATGTTTCAAATATGAGTTATTTTGGGGAACCAGTATACACTTATTCTCTCAAACAAGGTATCGAAGATGGATTTTTAGCACCTTATAAAGTTGTCCGTATCGATACAAATATTGATAATGGATGGCGCCCAACCCAAGGCATGGTTGATAAATATGACAATCAAATTACCGATAGAATATACAACCTTAAAGATTACGATAGATCTCTTATTATCGATGAAAGAACGCAACTCGTTGCTCAAAAGGTTACTGAATACTTAACTCGTACAGATCGATTTGCAAAAACAATTATTTTTTGTGTTGATATCGATCATGCTGCAAGAATGCGACAGGCTCTCATTAATTGTAACATTGACATGCTATCTCAACACAATAACTATGTTGTGAAAATTACTGGTGACGATGATTTTGGAAAAAATCAACTTGATAATTTTATTGATATTGAAGAGCCTTGTCCAGTTATTGCAACTACATCAAAGTTGTTAACTACTGGTGTGGATACTAAAATGGTCAAAGTGATCGTTCTAGATGTGCCTATTGGATCCATGACTGAATTCAAGCAAATTATTGGTAGAGGTACTCGTATTAGAGAGTCTGATAATAAAACATTTTTTACAATTTTAGATTTCCGTAGAAATACTGATAAATTTGCAGATCCCTCCTTCGATGGGACTCCTGTGCAAGTTTACATTCCAACAAACAATGATTCTCCGGTACCTCCTTCTAATGATGAAAGTGGGGAGATTGATCCTGAGCTATCAAATAATAGTAATAACCAGAAGCCTTCTAACGATTCTTTAAACGTAAGTGATTCAGGGAGTAACTATTCCAGTTCGTCTATGGATGACCCAAAAAGATTCTACATTAACAATATTGAAGTATCCGTAACAAGAGAACAGGTACAATACTTAAGCCCTAGTGGTAAACTTATTATCGAATCTCTTAAAGACTATACTCGTAAAAATGTAAACAAAAACTTTGACTCAATTGAAATATTTAGACATCAATGGAACCTGTCAAAAAATAAAAAAGAGCTTATTACGAAACTTACTGAACAGGGGATACTTTTCGAAGCGTTAAAAGAGCAAATTGGTCGAGATCTCGATCCTTTTGATCTTATTTGTCATGTTGCTTTCGATCAACCAATACTTACTAGAAAAGAAAGAGCAAAGAAAGTGTTGGAGGATTCTTATTTCCATAAATATTCCGAAAAAGCCCAAAATATTCTTAGTCTTATACTTGACAAGTATATAGAGGAAGGAGTCGAAGTGATTGAAGATCGTGAAATACTCACAATAAACCCATTAAACACAATTGGTTCTCCTGTCGAGATTGTACGCGAATTTGGTTCTGCTTCAGAATACGACCATGCGATTCAACAACTTGAAATGAGAATATATCAGCCTGCCTAA
- a CDS encoding type I restriction-modification system subunit M, whose protein sequence is MSQIVANIKAIRDIMRKDTGVDGDAQRISQMVWMLFLKIFSDKEEEWELTISGYISPIKPQFKWSAWAANEEGVTGQKLMGFINNELFPELKEIDTTKCEQAKIVKAVFSDTYNYMKNGTLFRQVINEINKINFVSSNSHLFNDIYETILKELQSAGSSGEYYTPRAVTQFMVDIMNPQLGDSILDPACGTGGFLTSSIDHISKKINTPSDRQNLQKSILGIEKKPLPTLLCTTNLMLHGFDKPAIRRDNLLKKAYSDWTAKDKVDIILTNPPFGGVEEDGTETNFPQKFRTKETADLFLALIIRLLKDKGRCAVVLPDGSLFGKGVKIRIKEELVQKCNLHTIVRLPKGVFAPYTNISTNILFFEKGQPTKDIWYFKHPYPKGVKNYNKSKPINISEFDLEKEWWNNRIENEYAWKVPVNKIIERNYNLDIENPYKEADTIKSPDLILEEFNSCEKEIDTIQSQIINFLNQALNQ, encoded by the coding sequence ATGAGCCAAATTGTTGCTAACATTAAAGCGATTCGTGATATCATGCGCAAAGATACTGGGGTCGATGGGGATGCCCAAAGAATATCTCAAATGGTATGGATGTTATTCCTTAAAATTTTTTCTGACAAAGAAGAGGAGTGGGAATTAACAATTTCTGGTTACATATCTCCTATTAAACCTCAATTCAAATGGTCCGCATGGGCTGCGAATGAAGAAGGTGTTACTGGACAGAAGCTTATGGGTTTCATCAATAACGAACTTTTTCCAGAACTTAAAGAAATTGATACAACTAAATGTGAACAGGCTAAAATTGTGAAAGCGGTATTTTCTGACACATACAACTACATGAAAAATGGTACGCTTTTTCGTCAAGTTATTAATGAAATAAACAAAATAAATTTTGTTTCAAGCAACAGCCATCTCTTCAATGATATATATGAAACAATTCTTAAAGAACTACAATCTGCGGGTTCTTCTGGTGAATACTATACTCCTCGCGCTGTAACTCAATTCATGGTTGACATTATGAATCCGCAGTTGGGGGATTCTATTCTTGATCCAGCTTGTGGTACTGGTGGTTTCCTTACTTCTTCTATTGATCACATATCTAAAAAAATCAACACGCCTTCCGATCGCCAAAATCTTCAGAAATCAATTCTTGGTATCGAGAAAAAACCTCTTCCTACTTTGCTATGTACTACAAATCTCATGTTACATGGTTTTGACAAACCTGCTATTCGAAGAGACAACCTACTAAAAAAAGCATATTCTGATTGGACTGCTAAGGATAAAGTCGATATTATCCTTACGAACCCTCCTTTTGGTGGAGTAGAGGAGGATGGTACCGAAACGAATTTCCCTCAAAAATTCCGTACTAAAGAAACAGCAGACCTTTTTCTTGCTCTTATTATTCGTTTATTAAAAGACAAAGGTCGTTGTGCCGTTGTTCTTCCTGACGGATCACTTTTTGGCAAAGGTGTGAAAATTCGTATTAAAGAAGAGCTTGTACAAAAATGCAATCTACACACCATTGTGCGTCTACCCAAAGGCGTATTTGCACCCTATACAAATATTAGTACGAACATATTATTTTTCGAAAAAGGGCAACCAACTAAAGATATATGGTATTTTAAACACCCTTATCCTAAAGGGGTTAAAAACTACAACAAATCGAAACCAATCAATATCTCTGAATTCGACCTCGAAAAAGAATGGTGGAACAATCGTATTGAAAATGAATATGCTTGGAAAGTTCCTGTCAATAAAATTATCGAACGAAACTATAACCTCGATATTGAAAATCCATATAAGGAAGCCGATACTATTAAATCACCTGATCTAATTTTAGAGGAGTTTAATTCATGTGAGAAGGAAATAGATACAATTCAGTCTCAAATTATCAATTTTCTTAATCAAGCATTAAATCAATAA
- a CDS encoding restriction endonuclease subunit S produces the protein MKHLLQHFKNISTSPQNIDKIKDLILTLAIQGKLTQNWRTQNPNTQSAETLFQEIQEEKLRLINEKKIKKEKKFPEITKEEIPFAIPNSWKWTRLGEISNYGTTIKVESKDVDKDTWILELEDIEKKTSRLIQKVKVHTRHFKSTKNRFTKNDIIYGKLRPYLDKVIVANEDGVCSTELIPIKTYGNINPFYCRLFLKSSFFIQYANSSTHGMRMPRLGTSKAKEAICPLPPLEEQKQIVSTVEKLFNKLDQLQEKTVQRIKLKEDFVTSALNELNSSKTVEVWKMLTPHFKTFFSESKNVKELRDTILQLAIQGKLTQNWRAQNPNTQSAETLFQEIQEEKLRLIKEKKIKKEKKFPEITKEEIPFAIPNSWKWTRLGEISKIYGGGTPKSTELDYYSVNSKKGIPWITPADLGRIKTKYISRGKKDISELGLAKSSAQLMPKGAVLFSSRAPIGHTAIAQNPVSTNQGFKSSVPYILEMNQYIYYYLNSIVKDVNEKATGTTFKEVSGAIVSCFICPLPPLEEQKQIVSTVEKLLTLCDQLEENIAKSKTLHHQWSKSISKHITI, from the coding sequence ATGAAACACCTTCTCCAACATTTTAAAAATATATCTACATCTCCTCAAAATATTGATAAGATTAAAGATCTTATATTGACGTTAGCTATCCAAGGAAAACTTACCCAAAACTGGCGTACTCAAAATCCAAACACCCAGTCTGCGGAAACTCTATTTCAAGAAATACAAGAAGAAAAACTCAGACTCATAAACGAGAAGAAAATAAAGAAAGAGAAAAAGTTTCCTGAAATTACAAAAGAGGAAATACCTTTCGCAATACCTAATTCTTGGAAATGGACTCGACTTGGGGAAATATCAAATTATGGAACTACAATAAAAGTCGAATCCAAAGATGTTGATAAAGACACTTGGATTCTAGAATTAGAAGATATTGAAAAAAAAACTTCTCGATTAATTCAAAAAGTAAAAGTTCATACTAGACATTTTAAAAGCACTAAAAATAGATTTACAAAAAATGATATAATTTATGGCAAATTACGTCCTTATCTAGACAAAGTTATTGTAGCAAATGAAGATGGAGTTTGTTCTACTGAATTAATACCAATTAAAACTTATGGAAACATTAATCCATTTTATTGTAGACTATTTCTTAAATCGTCTTTTTTTATACAATATGCAAATTCATCTACTCATGGAATGAGAATGCCACGATTAGGTACGAGTAAAGCTAAAGAAGCTATTTGCCCACTTCCTCCACTCGAAGAACAAAAGCAAATCGTAAGCACAGTTGAAAAACTTTTTAATAAACTGGATCAACTGCAAGAAAAAACGGTTCAAAGAATCAAACTGAAGGAAGATTTTGTTACTTCTGCTCTAAATGAACTCAATTCATCTAAAACTGTTGAAGTTTGGAAGATGTTGACTCCCCATTTTAAAACATTCTTCTCTGAATCTAAAAATGTTAAAGAACTACGTGACACAATCCTTCAACTAGCTATCCAAGGGAAACTTACCCAAAACTGGAGAGCTCAAAACCCTAACACCCAATCTGCGGAAACTCTATTTCAAGAAATACAAGAAGAAAAACTCAGACTCATAAAAGAGAAGAAAATAAAGAAAGAGAAAAAGTTTCCTGAAATTACAAAAGAGGAAATACCTTTCGCAATACCTAATTCTTGGAAATGGACTCGACTTGGGGAAATATCAAAGATATATGGGGGAGGGACCCCAAAAAGTACTGAATTAGATTATTATTCAGTGAACTCTAAAAAAGGTATTCCTTGGATTACTCCTGCAGATCTAGGTCGAATTAAAACTAAATATATATCGCGTGGAAAGAAAGATATTTCAGAATTAGGATTAGCTAAAAGTTCCGCTCAATTGATGCCTAAAGGAGCAGTTTTATTTTCTAGCCGAGCTCCTATAGGACATACTGCAATAGCCCAAAATCCGGTATCAACAAATCAAGGGTTCAAATCAAGTGTTCCTTATATTCTAGAGATGAATCAGTATATTTATTATTATTTAAATTCAATCGTTAAAGACGTAAATGAAAAAGCAACAGGAACTACATTTAAAGAAGTTTCAGGTGCAATTGTATCTTGCTTTATTTGCCCACTCCCTCCACTCGAAGAACAAAAGCAAATCGTAAGCACAGTTGAAAAACTCTTGACATTATGCGATCAACTTGAAGAAAATATAGCTAAATCCAAGACTCTGCACCACCAATGGAGTAAAAGTATATCAAAACACATTACTATATAA